A window of the Lolium perenne isolate Kyuss_39 chromosome 7, Kyuss_2.0, whole genome shotgun sequence genome harbors these coding sequences:
- the LOC127316602 gene encoding glutamate-1-semialdehyde 2,1-aminomutase, chloroplastic, whose protein sequence is MAGAAAAAAAAAVASGISIRTVSAPRASRAPRARSVVRAAISVGEKAYTVHKSEEIFNAAKELMPGGVNSPVRAFKSVGGQPIVFDSVKGSHMWDVDGNEYIDYVGSWGPAIIGHADDTVNAALIETLKKGTSFGAPCALENVLAQMVISAVPSIEMVRFVNSGTEACMGALRLVRAFTGREKILKFEGCYHGHADSFLVKAGSGVATLGLPDSPGVPKGATVGTLTAPYNDAEAVKKLFEDNKGEIAAVFLEPVVGNAGFIPPTPAFLNALREVTKQDGALLVFDEVMTGFRLAYGGAQEYFGITPDVTTLGKIIGGGLPVGAYGGRKDIMEMVAPAGPMYQAGTLSGNPLAMTAGIHTLKRLMEPGTYEYLDKVTGELVQGILDAGAKTGHEMCGGHIRGMFGFFFASGPVYNFDDAKKSDTAKFGRFHRGMLEEGVYLAPSQFEAGFTSLAHTPQDIEKTVEAAEKVLRRI, encoded by the exons ATGGCCGgagcagcagccgccgccgccgccgccgccgtggcctCGGGGATCTCGATCCGGACGGTGTCCGCGCCCAGGGCCTCGCGCGCGCCCCGCGCTCGGTCGGTGGTGCGGGCCGCCATCTCCGTCGGCGAGAAGGCCTACACGGTCCACAAGTCCGAGGAGATCTTCAACGCCGCCAAG GAACTGATGCCTGGAGGTGTTAATTCACCAGTCCGTGCCTTCAAGTCAGTTGGCGGGCAGCCCATAGTTTTCGATTCCGTAAAAGGTTCTCACATGTGGGATGTTGATGGGAATGAATACATTGATTATGTTGGTTCATGGGGTCCTGCCATCATTGGTCACGCAGATGATACG GTGAATGCTGCACTCATTGAAACTCtgaagaagggaactagctttggTGCTCCATGTGCGTTGGAGAATGTGTTGGCTCAGATGGTTATCTCAGCTGTCCCCAGTATTGAGATGGTCCGTTTTGTAAATTCGGGAACAGAAGCCTGCATGGGAGCACTCCGCCTTGTACGTGCATTCACCGGGAGGGAAAAGATTCTGAAGTTTGAAGGCTGTTACCATGGCCATGCTGATTCCTTCCTTGTTAAAGCTGGCAGTGGTGTTGCCACCCTTGGCCTCCCAGATTCCCCTGGAGTCCCCAAGGGAGCCACAGTTGGGACTCTAACAGCACCATATAATGATGCCGAGGCAGTAAAAAAGCTGTTTGAGGATAATAAAGGGGAGATTGCTGCAGTCTTCCTTGAGCCGGTTGTCGGCAATGCTGGCTTCATTCCTCCAACACCTGCTTTCCTAAATGCTCTCCGTGAGGTTACCAAACAAGACGGTGCGCTTCTGGTCTTTGATGAAGTGATGACTGGTTTTCGTTTAGCGTATGGTGGAGCTCAAGAGTATTTTGGAATCACCCCTGATGTGACAACGTTGGGGAAAATTATTGGTGGTGGTCTTCCAGTTGGTGCTTATGGTGGGCGGAAGGACATCATGGAGATGGTTGCTCCAGCAGGGCCGATGTACCAGGCAGGAACCCTCAGTGGAAACCCTTTAGCTATGACTGCTGGAATCCACACGCTCAAGCGTCTGATGGAGCCTGGCACCTATGAATACTTGGACAAGGTCACCGGTGAACTTGTCCAGGGTATATTGGATGCTGGCGCTAAAACAGGGCATGAGATGTGTGGAGGACACATCAGAGGAATGTTTGGATTCTTCTTCGCGAGTGGCCCTGTTTACAACTTTGATGATGCCAAGAAGAGCGATACTGCTAAGTTTGGGAGGTTCCACCGTGGAATGCTTGAAGAAGGTGTATATCTAGCACCGTCCCAGTTCGAGGCAGGCTTTACCAGCTTGGCTCACACCCCCCAGGATATTGAGAAAACTGTTGAGGCTGCAGAAAAAGTTCTTCGACGGATATAG